The Nocardia arthritidis genome has a window encoding:
- a CDS encoding class I adenylate-forming enzyme family protein, protein MNIAVLLHNSATRTPEAAAICHGGDVVYSYAELAATARGIGRYLAEAHHLGPGDRVALAMSNTPHYLAVLFGAWWSGLVVVPMNPRLHPREFEQLIADSGAELCVTTRDIAPPERVTCVDIDQLCADAAEYGDGQPPASVAPGDPAWLFYTSGTTGKSKGAILTHRNLVAATLSALADLGDASEAALLHLTPMSHAGGLFGIVTVARGRPNVLPRDGIVDAVTLSEALTAFGPATFFAVPTILRRLLDPDLLADELIPRIRRIFYGGAPTYADDLRRVVERFGPQRLWQAFGQGESPCTITHLTPEEHRDIPPGGELMPVGRARTGVQVEIVDASGAFLSPGEVGEVVVRGDTVMAGYWRNPEATAAALRDGWLHTGDLGLFDAAGRLTLVDRAKDLIISGGSNIYPRELEEALLTHPAVAEVAVVGRPDPEWGELPVAFIVAAAEVTAAQLDSFCLARVARYKRPRDYHFVTGLPRNGYGKVLKTELRARISTQKGPQ, encoded by the coding sequence ATGAATATCGCAGTGCTACTGCATAATTCGGCCACTCGCACGCCCGAGGCGGCCGCGATCTGCCACGGCGGCGATGTGGTGTACAGCTATGCCGAACTGGCCGCGACCGCCCGCGGCATCGGGCGCTACCTCGCCGAGGCGCACCATCTCGGACCCGGCGACCGCGTCGCGCTCGCCATGTCCAATACGCCGCACTATCTCGCGGTTCTGTTCGGCGCGTGGTGGTCCGGGCTTGTGGTGGTTCCGATGAACCCGAGGCTGCACCCGCGCGAATTCGAACAGCTCATCGCCGACAGCGGCGCCGAACTCTGCGTCACCACACGGGATATCGCCCCGCCCGAGCGGGTGACCTGCGTAGACATCGACCAACTGTGCGCGGACGCGGCCGAATACGGCGATGGACAGCCTCCGGCATCGGTCGCGCCCGGCGATCCGGCCTGGCTCTTCTACACCAGCGGCACCACCGGAAAGTCCAAGGGCGCCATCCTGACCCACCGCAATCTCGTCGCCGCGACGCTCAGCGCACTCGCCGATCTCGGCGATGCGAGCGAGGCCGCGCTGCTGCATCTGACCCCGATGTCGCACGCGGGCGGGCTGTTCGGCATCGTCACCGTCGCCCGCGGCCGCCCCAACGTGCTCCCCCGCGACGGAATCGTCGATGCCGTAACACTTTCCGAGGCGTTGACGGCATTCGGCCCGGCGACCTTCTTCGCCGTGCCGACCATTCTGCGCCGCCTGCTCGATCCGGATCTGCTCGCCGACGAGCTGATCCCACGGATCCGGCGCATCTTCTACGGCGGCGCGCCGACCTATGCGGACGATCTGCGCCGGGTGGTCGAACGCTTCGGCCCGCAACGACTCTGGCAGGCCTTCGGGCAGGGTGAATCACCGTGCACCATCACCCATCTCACCCCGGAGGAGCACCGCGATATCCCGCCGGGCGGCGAGCTCATGCCGGTGGGCCGGGCCCGCACCGGCGTGCAGGTCGAAATCGTCGACGCCTCCGGCGCATTCCTGTCGCCCGGCGAGGTGGGCGAGGTCGTGGTGCGCGGCGACACGGTGATGGCGGGCTACTGGCGTAACCCGGAGGCCACCGCGGCGGCGTTGCGCGACGGCTGGCTGCACACCGGCGATCTCGGCCTGTTCGACGCCGCGGGCAGGCTCACCCTCGTCGACCGCGCCAAGGACCTGATCATCTCGGGCGGCTCCAATATCTATCCGCGCGAGCTGGAGGAGGCGCTGCTCACCCATCCGGCCGTCGCCGAGGTAGCGGTGGTCGGCCGCCCCGATCCCGAATGGGGTGAACTACCGGTCGCTTTCATCGTCGCGGCCGCCGAAGTCACGGCCGCTCAACTCGATTCGTTCTGTCTGGCCCGGGTGGCCCGCTACAAGCGCCCGCGGGACTACCACTTCGTCACCGGCCTGCCGCGCAACGGATACGGCAAGGTCCTGAAAACCGAACTCAGGGCCCGCATTTCAACACAGAAAGGTCCGCAATGA
- a CDS encoding SRPBCC family protein: MTQQLSDKEIRVELTVDAPPERAYEVFTTGIDSWWPRGHHIGKGQLAEEVVEPRAGGRCFGREADGTECAWGTVLVWDPPRHFAFSWEIGLDWQHDPDPARASRVDVTFEPLEPGRTAVTLVHSEFENHGKGWEAMRDSVGGEGGWPGMANTYAEAVAA; the protein is encoded by the coding sequence ATGACACAGCAGTTGAGCGACAAGGAGATTCGCGTCGAACTCACCGTCGACGCTCCGCCCGAACGGGCATACGAGGTGTTCACCACGGGCATCGACAGCTGGTGGCCCCGCGGCCATCACATCGGCAAGGGACAGCTCGCCGAGGAGGTCGTCGAACCGCGCGCGGGCGGGCGGTGTTTCGGCCGCGAGGCCGACGGCACCGAATGCGCATGGGGCACCGTGCTGGTGTGGGATCCGCCGCGCCACTTCGCCTTCTCCTGGGAGATCGGCCTGGATTGGCAGCACGATCCGGATCCGGCACGGGCCAGCCGGGTCGATGTCACCTTCGAACCGCTCGAGCCCGGCCGCACCGCGGTGACGCTGGTCCATTCGGAATTCGAGAACCACGGCAAGGGCTGGGAGGCCATGCGCGACAGCGTCGGCGGCGAGGGCGGTTGGCCCGGTATGGCGAACACCTACGCCGAGGCGGTGGCCGCCTGA
- a CDS encoding cyclase family protein, producing the protein MTRLIDLTYPIDPAFRDAVPTPELAMIVGPTVEWYTHTGAGRDMLMRYFGCGPEDLPGGEGSAGEMLNQFGTHCGTHVDAPWHSGSVSEGRPARTIDQIELSELLAPGMVLDVREWARPGEAIPVDALAAAIDATGRDIRPGDAVLIRTGQERFAISDPAYFDYPGMSGDGTRFLTGRGAKILGTDAIGWDRPIPAMVEAYRKTGDPSHIWDGHYAIRDKEAFIVQQMDNLAELPPTGFTVGFFPIKLIGTSAAPARVVAFVD; encoded by the coding sequence ATGACGCGCCTCATCGATCTCACCTACCCCATCGACCCCGCCTTCCGCGATGCGGTGCCGACACCCGAGCTGGCCATGATCGTCGGTCCGACCGTCGAGTGGTACACCCACACCGGAGCCGGGCGCGACATGCTCATGCGGTATTTCGGCTGCGGTCCCGAGGATCTGCCCGGCGGCGAGGGCAGCGCGGGCGAGATGCTCAACCAATTCGGCACCCACTGCGGCACACACGTCGACGCGCCATGGCATTCCGGCAGCGTCAGCGAGGGTCGCCCGGCCCGCACCATCGACCAGATCGAGCTGTCCGAACTCCTCGCACCCGGCATGGTTTTGGATGTCCGCGAGTGGGCCAGGCCGGGCGAGGCGATTCCGGTCGACGCGCTCGCGGCCGCGATCGACGCGACCGGGCGCGATATCCGTCCCGGCGACGCGGTGCTCATCCGCACCGGGCAGGAGCGATTCGCTATCAGCGATCCCGCGTACTTCGACTACCCTGGGATGTCCGGCGACGGCACCCGCTTCCTCACCGGCCGGGGCGCGAAGATCCTGGGCACCGACGCGATCGGCTGGGACCGGCCGATCCCGGCCATGGTCGAGGCCTACCGGAAAACCGGTGACCCGAGCCACATCTGGGACGGCCACTACGCCATCCGGGACAAGGAGGCGTTCATCGTCCAGCAGATGGACAACCTGGCCGAGCTGCCGCCGACCGGATTCACCGTCGGCTTCTTCCCGATCAAACTGATCGGCACCAGCGCGGCGCCCGCCCGCGTCGTCGCGTTCGTCGACTGA
- a CDS encoding thiolase family protein, which produces MTEVRIAGAARTAYGRFPDRSFGELTRQALTACLRDAGADPTDIGAVYFANAGQGATTGQHTIRGQVALRDTGLAGVPVFNVENACASGASAFHLAHTAIRAGQVDVALAIGVEQLSIADRSTAAHLFDGGIDVANRDRDLERLGVRLGDGTVFMAIYAALARDHGLEPRQLAAVAAKNRGHAALNPLATYRKPLTVAEILADRVIAAPLTKPMCAPIGDGAAAILLCRKGSRFDNERAVRVRASVVASATEREPGDDADHIGRRLARIAYAQAGIGPADIALAEVHDATAAGEILQTGFLGLADPDAAARGETALGGRLPVNTSGGLECNGHPIGATGLGQLYELVTQLRGEAGARQVAGARIGLAENGGGFLGVEEAAAAVTILEAP; this is translated from the coding sequence GTGACCGAGGTGCGCATCGCCGGTGCCGCGCGCACCGCGTACGGGCGTTTCCCGGACCGGAGTTTCGGCGAGCTGACCCGGCAAGCGCTCACCGCCTGCCTGCGCGATGCGGGTGCGGACCCCACCGATATCGGCGCGGTGTATTTCGCCAACGCAGGCCAGGGCGCGACCACCGGGCAGCACACCATCCGCGGACAGGTCGCGCTACGGGATACCGGATTGGCCGGGGTTCCGGTGTTCAATGTCGAAAACGCGTGTGCCAGTGGCGCGTCCGCATTCCATCTGGCCCACACCGCGATCCGCGCCGGTCAGGTCGACGTCGCGCTGGCCATCGGCGTCGAACAGCTCTCCATCGCCGATCGCTCCACCGCCGCACACCTTTTCGACGGTGGTATCGATGTGGCGAACCGCGACCGGGATCTGGAGAGGCTCGGCGTCCGGCTCGGCGACGGAACCGTCTTCATGGCGATCTATGCGGCCCTCGCCCGCGATCACGGCCTCGAACCGCGACAATTAGCCGCGGTCGCCGCCAAGAATCGTGGCCATGCCGCGCTGAATCCGCTTGCCACCTACCGCAAGCCGCTCACCGTCGCGGAAATCCTCGCCGACCGGGTGATCGCGGCGCCGCTGACCAAGCCGATGTGCGCGCCGATCGGCGACGGTGCGGCCGCGATCCTGCTGTGCCGCAAGGGTTCCCGCTTCGACAACGAGCGGGCGGTGCGGGTGCGGGCCAGCGTCGTCGCCTCGGCCACCGAACGTGAGCCCGGCGACGACGCGGACCATATCGGCCGCAGGCTGGCCCGAATCGCTTACGCGCAGGCCGGAATCGGGCCGGCGGATATCGCGCTGGCCGAGGTGCACGATGCCACCGCGGCGGGCGAAATCCTGCAGACGGGTTTCCTCGGCCTGGCCGATCCGGACGCCGCCGCCCGCGGCGAGACCGCGCTCGGCGGGCGGCTGCCGGTCAACACCTCCGGCGGCCTGGAATGCAACGGCCATCCGATCGGCGCGACCGGACTCGGCCAGCTCTACGAGCTCGTCACCCAATTGCGCGGTGAGGCAGGCGCCCGCCAGGTCGCGGGCGCGCGCATCGGGCTCGCCGAGAACGGCGGCGGCTTCCTCGGCGTCGAGGAGGCCGCGGCCGCGGTCACGATTCTGGAGGCACCATGA
- a CDS encoding ArsR/SmtB family transcription factor, protein MEAYRDKALDALGDPTRRAIFERLGKGACAVGELASELPVSRPAVSQHLKVLKEAGLVIDEAIGTRRVYRLNPQGIDALRAYFTQFWSTAMSAFQQQVNQREKDQQ, encoded by the coding sequence GTGGAGGCTTACCGAGACAAGGCGCTCGACGCGCTGGGCGACCCGACCCGGCGGGCGATCTTCGAGCGGCTCGGCAAGGGCGCGTGCGCGGTCGGCGAACTGGCGAGCGAACTGCCGGTGAGCAGACCGGCGGTATCGCAGCACCTCAAGGTGCTCAAGGAGGCCGGTTTGGTGATCGACGAGGCGATCGGCACCAGGCGGGTGTACCGGCTGAATCCGCAGGGCATCGACGCGCTCCGGGCGTACTTCACGCAGTTCTGGTCGACGGCCATGTCGGCCTTTCAGCAACAGGTGAACCAGCGAGAAAAGGACCAGCAATGA
- a CDS encoding HNH endonuclease: MIFHRAAAPAVLTVDNWINTPVLVLNASYEALDEIPAERAIVLLLAGAAETIAEREPRFPIRSQHLELVLPETIRLLRYVYLKHVVRPHDESRATLAGVLRRDNHRCGYCAGWARTVDHVRPRSRGGPNTWSNLVACCAPCNTAKADRTPEEAGMRLLWEPKAPNHLAKTQRRIWKQLAAAT, from the coding sequence ATGATCTTTCATCGTGCCGCCGCACCCGCGGTGCTGACCGTCGACAATTGGATAAACACCCCGGTGCTGGTGCTCAACGCCAGTTACGAAGCGCTGGACGAGATTCCGGCCGAACGCGCCATCGTGCTGCTGCTGGCCGGGGCCGCCGAAACCATCGCCGAACGCGAGCCGCGCTTCCCGATCCGTTCCCAGCACCTCGAGCTGGTGTTGCCGGAGACCATCCGGCTGCTGCGCTACGTCTACCTGAAGCATGTGGTGCGCCCGCACGACGAAAGCCGGGCCACCCTGGCCGGCGTGCTGCGCCGGGACAACCACCGGTGCGGTTACTGCGCGGGCTGGGCCCGCACGGTCGACCACGTCCGGCCGCGCAGCCGGGGCGGCCCCAACACCTGGAGCAACCTGGTCGCCTGCTGCGCGCCGTGCAATACGGCCAAGGCCGACCGCACCCCGGAGGAGGCCGGGATGCGGCTGCTCTGGGAACCGAAGGCACCCAATCACCTCGCGAAGACCCAGCGGCGCATCTGGAAACAGCTCGCCGCGGCCACTTGA
- a CDS encoding WhiB family transcriptional regulator gives MISAPTTTLAEPALTDLLPLSDSGGWHRAACRGDPNHEAWFPYPSQDFAYARKICADCPIRTGCFEFAARTGQSGVWGGHEFDRGKMIRE, from the coding sequence ATGATCTCCGCACCGACAACCACCCTCGCCGAACCGGCACTGACCGACCTGCTCCCGCTCTCCGACAGCGGCGGCTGGCATCGCGCGGCCTGCCGGGGCGACCCGAACCACGAGGCCTGGTTCCCGTATCCGTCGCAGGATTTCGCGTACGCCAGGAAGATCTGCGCGGATTGCCCGATCCGCACCGGATGTTTCGAATTCGCCGCGCGCACCGGCCAGTCCGGTGTGTGGGGCGGGCACGAATTCGACCGAGGGAAGATGATCCGCGAATGA
- a CDS encoding VWA domain-containing protein: MAILLLAVAVFGWFWLRDQAANNDRSAAAECVEGPATLYVTVDPDIAGPVRAAADKYNATKPKVRDHCAQVQVTARPSAGMVAAFTSGKPWDPALGPEPALWIADSGRSIESMRVPGLIEGAPASVASSPIVIAVPDDLRKALEQAKITWSDLPRLQQGSLSDIGLPGWSGLRLALPQGDATVAALAAVGSAVSGADPLSEAAAQSGQVVSAISGLAANAPDSTDTSGALIALAGGGQPQNAPIHAVAATEQQVKALAGPAEFKPAGAAPVADYPAAVMSGPWVDKTQNLIAGVFADYLRAPEQAQAFTAAGFAAPAPNVPVPPRPALDKVRATLANPVLGVQSTVLLDVSASMSATDGSATKLANVIGALHSTINVMPPDFGLGIWTYGKNLDGTTPYKVQVATAPLTAEQRASITTALNAVHAAELKGDQAYPTLVAAYRSAITNYTAGRTNSILLITDGPNDDSPVTGAKLLADIAASTDPAHPVRVDVIVIGGQGTDTLQTLAQRTHGAYTRLASSDDIAFGTAVVNALTKP; the protein is encoded by the coding sequence GTGGCCATTCTGCTACTCGCGGTGGCGGTTTTCGGCTGGTTCTGGTTGCGGGACCAGGCGGCGAACAACGACCGGTCGGCCGCGGCCGAATGCGTCGAGGGGCCCGCGACGCTGTACGTCACCGTCGATCCGGATATCGCGGGTCCGGTGCGCGCCGCCGCGGACAAATACAACGCGACCAAGCCGAAGGTCCGCGACCATTGCGCGCAGGTACAGGTGACGGCTCGACCGTCCGCCGGTATGGTCGCCGCCTTCACCTCCGGCAAGCCGTGGGATCCCGCGCTCGGACCCGAACCCGCGCTGTGGATCGCCGACTCCGGCCGCTCGATCGAATCGATGCGGGTGCCCGGGCTCATCGAGGGCGCCCCGGCCTCCGTGGCGTCGAGCCCGATCGTCATCGCGGTCCCCGATGATCTCCGAAAGGCGTTGGAGCAGGCCAAGATCACCTGGTCGGATCTGCCGAGGCTGCAACAGGGGTCGCTGAGCGATATCGGCCTGCCCGGCTGGTCCGGGCTGCGGCTGGCGCTGCCGCAGGGCGACGCCACCGTCGCCGCGCTCGCCGCGGTGGGCTCCGCGGTGTCCGGGGCCGATCCGCTGTCCGAGGCGGCCGCGCAGTCCGGGCAGGTGGTGTCCGCCATTTCCGGGCTGGCCGCGAACGCACCCGATTCGACCGACACCTCCGGCGCGCTCATCGCGCTCGCCGGCGGCGGCCAACCGCAGAACGCCCCGATCCACGCCGTCGCCGCCACCGAGCAGCAGGTGAAGGCCCTTGCCGGACCGGCGGAATTCAAACCGGCGGGCGCCGCGCCGGTCGCCGACTACCCGGCCGCGGTGATGTCGGGCCCGTGGGTGGACAAGACGCAGAACCTCATCGCGGGCGTATTCGCCGACTATTTGCGCGCCCCCGAACAGGCGCAGGCCTTCACCGCCGCCGGATTCGCGGCGCCCGCGCCGAATGTCCCGGTGCCGCCGCGCCCCGCGCTGGACAAGGTGCGCGCCACCCTGGCCAACCCGGTGCTCGGCGTGCAGTCGACGGTGCTGCTCGACGTCTCCGCATCGATGTCCGCCACCGACGGCTCGGCCACCAAACTCGCCAACGTCATCGGCGCACTGCATTCCACGATCAACGTGATGCCGCCGGATTTCGGCCTCGGCATCTGGACCTACGGCAAGAACCTCGACGGCACCACGCCGTACAAGGTGCAGGTGGCCACCGCGCCGCTCACCGCGGAGCAGCGCGCATCCATCACCACCGCGCTCAACGCCGTGCACGCCGCCGAACTCAAGGGGGATCAGGCGTATCCGACGCTGGTCGCCGCGTATCGTAGCGCGATCACCAATTACACGGCGGGACGGACGAATTCGATCCTGCTCATCACCGACGGCCCGAACGACGACTCCCCCGTCACCGGCGCCAAACTGCTCGCCGATATCGCCGCGTCCACCGATCCGGCCCATCCGGTGCGGGTGGACGTCATCGTGATCGGCGGCCAGGGCACCGACACGCTCCAGACGCTCGCCCAGCGGACCCATGGCGCATACACCCGTCTGGCCTCCTCCGACGACATCGCGTTCGGCACCGCCGTGGTCAACGCGCTGACCAAGCCGTAA
- the gcvP gene encoding aminomethyl-transferring glycine dehydrogenase, with the protein MLPVVGVGSLDELAAAALPATILDGSGLAALPPAATEHEVLAELAGLAHANTVATSMIGLGYYDTLTPPVLVRNLLENPAWYTAYTPYQPEISQGRLEALLNFQTMVSDLTGMDVANASMLDEATAAAEAMTLLRRAGRSKSARLVIDTDLFPQTKTVLYTRAEPLGIEIVEAELADGGLPDGEFFGVLVQTPGASGRVVDWTAVIAAAHERGALVAVGADLLAMTLITPPGEQGADVCFGTTQRFGVPLGFGGPHAGYLAVRQAHARQLPGRLVGVSVDADGDVAYRLALQTREQHIRREKATSNICTAQVLLAIVAAMYASYHGADGLRAIARRVHGHAAAIASGLGEAVRHDNFFDTVLVQVPGVAEAVVAKAKSRGINLRLVDADHVGVACDEATTAAHVAAVLESFGATVPSGPPEAGAVVETRTSEFLTHPAFTRYHTETAMLRYLRSLSDKDIALDRSMIPLGSCTMKLNATAEMEAITWPGFARVHPYAPVDDAPGLLKVIADLENWLSAITGYDSVSLQPNAGSQGEYAGLLAIRRYHLDRGDAHRDTCLIPSSAHGTNAASAAMAGLRVEVVKCRDNGDVDLDDLRAKIADHADRLACIMITYPSTHGVYEHEVAELCALVHEAGGQVYVDGANLNALVGLARPGKFGGDVSHLNLHKTFCIPHGGGGPGVGPVAVRAHLAPYLPGDPLERDSHAVSAAKYGSASILPITWAYIRMMGADGLRRASLSAIASANYIARRLDEHFPVLYTGENGMVAHECILDLREITKQTGVTVDDVAKRLADYGFHAPTMSFPVAGTLMVEPTESENLAELDDFIDAMIAIRKEIDQVGTGVWPAEDNPLRGAPHTAACLVGEWDHPYSRETAVYPRGLGHARAKVWPAVRRIDGAYGDRNLVCSCPPLDAYTE; encoded by the coding sequence ATGCTGCCCGTGGTCGGCGTCGGCTCGCTCGACGAGCTGGCCGCCGCCGCGCTGCCCGCCACCATCCTGGACGGCTCCGGACTCGCCGCGCTGCCACCCGCGGCGACCGAACACGAGGTGCTCGCCGAACTCGCCGGCCTCGCACACGCCAATACCGTCGCCACCTCGATGATCGGGCTCGGCTACTACGACACCCTCACCCCGCCGGTGCTGGTGCGCAACCTGCTGGAGAATCCGGCCTGGTACACCGCTTACACCCCGTACCAGCCGGAGATCAGCCAGGGCAGGTTGGAGGCGCTGCTCAACTTCCAGACCATGGTCTCGGACCTGACCGGTATGGACGTGGCGAACGCGTCCATGCTCGACGAGGCCACCGCGGCCGCCGAGGCGATGACGCTGCTGCGGCGGGCCGGGCGATCCAAGTCGGCGCGGCTGGTGATCGACACCGACCTGTTCCCGCAGACCAAAACGGTGCTGTACACCAGGGCCGAACCGCTCGGCATCGAAATCGTCGAGGCCGAGCTGGCCGATGGCGGCCTGCCGGACGGTGAATTCTTCGGTGTGCTGGTGCAGACGCCGGGCGCGTCCGGCCGCGTCGTCGACTGGACCGCGGTGATCGCGGCGGCGCACGAGCGCGGCGCGCTGGTGGCGGTGGGCGCGGATCTGCTTGCGATGACGCTGATCACGCCGCCGGGTGAACAGGGCGCCGACGTATGTTTCGGCACCACACAGCGTTTCGGTGTGCCGCTCGGCTTCGGCGGCCCGCACGCCGGTTATCTCGCGGTGCGCCAGGCGCATGCGCGGCAGCTGCCCGGCCGCCTGGTCGGCGTTTCGGTGGACGCCGACGGCGATGTGGCCTACCGCCTCGCGCTACAGACCCGTGAGCAGCACATCCGGCGCGAGAAGGCCACCTCGAATATCTGTACCGCACAGGTACTTCTGGCCATCGTCGCCGCCATGTACGCGAGCTACCACGGCGCCGACGGGTTGCGTGCCATCGCGCGCCGGGTGCACGGGCACGCCGCGGCCATCGCGAGCGGACTCGGCGAGGCGGTGCGGCACGACAACTTCTTCGACACGGTGCTGGTCCAGGTGCCGGGCGTGGCGGAAGCCGTTGTCGCCAAGGCGAAGTCGCGCGGCATCAACCTGCGGCTGGTGGACGCCGATCACGTCGGCGTCGCCTGCGACGAGGCGACCACCGCGGCGCATGTCGCGGCCGTACTCGAATCCTTCGGCGCGACAGTGCCTTCCGGCCCGCCGGAGGCCGGCGCGGTGGTCGAGACCCGGACCTCGGAATTCCTGACCCATCCGGCGTTCACCCGGTATCACACCGAGACCGCGATGCTGCGCTATCTGCGTTCGCTCTCGGACAAGGATATCGCCTTGGACCGCAGCATGATTCCGCTCGGTTCCTGCACGATGAAGCTGAACGCCACGGCGGAGATGGAGGCCATCACCTGGCCCGGCTTCGCGCGGGTGCATCCGTACGCGCCGGTCGACGACGCCCCCGGCCTGCTGAAAGTCATTGCGGACCTGGAGAATTGGCTTTCGGCCATCACCGGCTACGATTCGGTGAGCCTGCAGCCGAACGCGGGCAGCCAGGGCGAGTACGCGGGCCTGCTTGCCATCCGCCGCTACCACCTGGATCGCGGTGACGCGCACCGCGACACCTGCCTCATCCCGTCCAGCGCACACGGCACCAACGCGGCGTCGGCGGCGATGGCCGGTCTGCGGGTGGAGGTGGTGAAGTGCCGCGACAACGGCGATGTCGACCTCGACGACCTGCGCGCCAAGATCGCCGACCACGCCGACCGGCTGGCCTGCATCATGATCACCTACCCGTCCACCCACGGCGTGTACGAGCACGAGGTGGCCGAGCTGTGCGCGCTGGTGCACGAGGCGGGCGGCCAGGTGTACGTCGACGGCGCGAATCTGAACGCCCTTGTCGGACTTGCCCGTCCGGGTAAATTCGGCGGCGACGTCAGCCACCTGAACCTGCACAAGACCTTCTGCATCCCGCACGGCGGCGGCGGGCCCGGCGTCGGCCCGGTGGCGGTGCGCGCGCATCTGGCGCCGTACCTGCCCGGCGATCCGCTGGAGCGGGATTCGCACGCGGTCTCGGCGGCGAAGTACGGTTCGGCCTCGATCCTGCCGATCACCTGGGCCTACATCCGGATGATGGGCGCCGACGGCCTGCGCAGGGCCAGCCTCTCGGCGATCGCCTCGGCCAACTACATCGCGCGCAGGCTCGACGAGCACTTCCCGGTGCTGTACACCGGCGAGAACGGGATGGTCGCGCACGAGTGCATCCTGGATCTGCGCGAGATCACCAAGCAGACCGGCGTCACCGTCGACGATGTGGCAAAGCGCTTGGCCGACTACGGATTCCACGCGCCCACCATGAGCTTCCCGGTGGCGGGCACCCTGATGGTCGAGCCCACCGAGAGCGAAAACCTGGCCGAGCTGGACGATTTCATCGATGCGATGATCGCGATCCGCAAGGAGATCGATCAGGTTGGCACCGGTGTCTGGCCGGCGGAGGACAACCCGCTGCGCGGCGCGCCGCACACCGCGGCCTGCCTGGTGGGTGAATGGGACCACCCGTACAGCCGCGAAACCGCCGTCTACCCAAGGGGTCTCGGGCACGCGCGGGCCAAGGTGTGGCCCGCGGTGCGCCGGATCGACGGCGCGTACGGCGACCGGAACCTGGTCTGCTCCTGCCCGCCGCTGGACGCCTACACGGAGTGA
- a CDS encoding M14 family zinc carboxypeptidase: MTGLDEVGRIAGSVDRIGSFPTVDELNAYIDQLALAYPGRVAVAEIGTSRNGDPIRSVRVGSGERRIAVFGNPHPNEPIGMATIRHLLGRMIADEALTLGATWYFVPCVDPDGTRLNEGWFAGPLTRTRLAREFYRPPVTEQPEWAFPVVWRGATIGAPLPETRALMTLIDEVRPALIASLHNSDFGGGFFYTSGGDESYWAELTELLTASGIPVHGGDPDAPGAKRWTTGVYQVPTFETMAETLVAAGVEPVAALGGGGCRDYGAKYGAAVLVCEVPLFLDARITDDTPTDRVLREVNAECAAAYRELARVGGAVLVGVAAELTGASPFERAARAMVTALPGIAEVKEAAPDQDRFATRGEAFTEEYSWLGMFRLRLGGLLLRLLDGLIAEGSTAAVTERARFGAIFDGWCAEIERRAPGEPVPVERLVAIQASAIVTAALRLRDGLPI, from the coding sequence ATGACCGGGTTGGACGAAGTCGGCAGGATCGCCGGATCGGTGGACCGCATCGGATCGTTTCCCACGGTGGACGAGCTGAATGCCTACATCGACCAGCTGGCGCTCGCGTATCCGGGCCGGGTGGCGGTCGCCGAGATCGGCACGTCCCGCAACGGTGATCCGATCCGCTCGGTCCGCGTCGGCTCGGGGGAGCGCCGGATCGCGGTCTTCGGCAATCCGCATCCGAACGAGCCGATCGGCATGGCCACCATCCGGCATCTGCTCGGCAGAATGATCGCCGACGAGGCGCTGACGCTCGGTGCCACCTGGTATTTCGTACCGTGCGTCGATCCGGATGGCACCCGGCTGAACGAGGGCTGGTTCGCGGGGCCGCTCACCCGCACCCGGCTGGCGCGCGAGTTCTACCGGCCCCCGGTGACCGAACAGCCCGAATGGGCGTTCCCGGTGGTCTGGCGGGGTGCGACGATCGGTGCGCCGCTGCCCGAGACCAGGGCGCTGATGACGCTGATCGACGAGGTCCGGCCCGCGCTGATCGCCTCGCTGCACAATTCCGATTTCGGTGGCGGCTTCTTCTACACCTCGGGCGGGGACGAGTCGTACTGGGCCGAGCTCACCGAACTGCTGACCGCGTCCGGGATTCCGGTGCACGGCGGCGATCCTGACGCGCCAGGCGCCAAACGGTGGACCACCGGCGTCTACCAGGTGCCGACCTTCGAAACCATGGCCGAGACGCTGGTCGCCGCCGGAGTGGAGCCGGTGGCCGCGCTCGGTGGCGGCGGCTGCCGCGACTACGGCGCGAAATACGGTGCGGCCGTGCTGGTTTGCGAGGTGCCGCTATTCCTGGACGCACGGATCACCGATGACACCCCAACCGATCGGGTGCTGCGCGAGGTCAATGCCGAATGCGCCGCCGCGTATCGCGAGCTGGCCCGGGTCGGCGGCGCGGTGCTGGTGGGCGTCGCCGCGGAACTGACCGGCGCCAGCCCGTTCGAGCGCGCGGCGCGCGCCATGGTGACCGCGCTGCCCGGCATCGCCGAGGTGAAAGAGGCCGCGCCGGACCAGGATCGGTTCGCGACCCGCGGCGAGGCATTCACCGAGGAGTACTCCTGGCTCGGCATGTTCCGGTTGCGGCTCGGCGGCCTGCTGCTACGCCTGCTCGACGGGTTGATCGCCGAGGGCAGCACCGCGGCGGTCACGGAGCGCGCGCGATTCGGGGCTATCTTCGACGGCTGGTGCGCCGAGATCGAGCGGCGCGCGCCGGGCGAGCCGGTGCCGGTGGAGCGGCTGGTCGCGATCCAGGCAAGTGCGATCGTCACGGCGGCACTGCGCCTGCGCGACGGTCTGCCGATTTGA